The Microbacterium horticulturae genome has a window encoding:
- a CDS encoding ABC transporter permease — MTVTQAIAQSTVTPARRSRRRLSPSFWGGAGIIAVILILAGWMSLWPPYSPVATAGPPLSGPTAQNILGTDNLGRDTFTRLALAARTSLFISGAAALLAAAVGTAFGLIAGYVGGWVDAVIMRVVDVLLALPAILVALVVGVVIGNGPWPLILALGFIYAPGFARVMRAPVIALRERDFVLAARISGVRGSRVVAEHLLPNVLTPLFVQFASVASQVVLIEAALSYLGQGVQAPAPSAGRMISEFTRFMQLQPLLIILPSLVIVLLSAAWNLLADGVQDFLAPRREPAFSLGRRRRTARERSSNPLVGASSRTDPDISLTPSQK, encoded by the coding sequence ATGACTGTCACCCAGGCCATAGCGCAATCGACGGTGACCCCGGCTCGCCGTTCACGCCGTCGGCTCAGTCCGTCGTTCTGGGGCGGAGCCGGCATCATCGCCGTCATCCTCATCCTCGCGGGGTGGATGTCGCTGTGGCCGCCCTACAGCCCGGTCGCCACCGCCGGGCCGCCGCTGAGCGGCCCGACCGCACAGAACATCCTCGGCACGGACAACCTCGGCCGCGACACCTTCACCCGTCTCGCGTTGGCAGCCCGGACGAGTCTTTTCATCTCGGGAGCGGCGGCCCTGCTCGCCGCGGCGGTGGGCACGGCGTTCGGTCTGATCGCCGGCTACGTGGGCGGATGGGTGGATGCGGTGATCATGCGCGTCGTCGATGTGCTCCTCGCCCTGCCCGCGATCCTGGTCGCGCTCGTCGTGGGCGTGGTCATCGGAAACGGACCCTGGCCGTTGATCCTCGCACTCGGGTTCATCTACGCGCCCGGATTCGCCCGCGTCATGCGGGCTCCGGTGATCGCTCTGCGCGAGCGGGACTTCGTGCTTGCGGCACGGATCAGTGGTGTGCGCGGATCGCGGGTGGTGGCAGAGCACCTCCTGCCGAATGTCCTCACTCCGCTGTTCGTGCAATTTGCGTCGGTTGCCTCGCAGGTCGTCCTGATCGAAGCGGCGCTGAGCTATCTCGGCCAGGGCGTTCAGGCGCCGGCGCCCTCGGCCGGTCGCATGATCAGCGAGTTCACCCGGTTCATGCAGCTGCAGCCGCTCCTGATCATCCTTCCCTCCCTGGTGATCGTGCTCCTCTCGGCGGCGTGGAACCTGCTGGCCGACGGAGTGCAGGACTTCCTGGCACCGCGACGCGAACCGGCGTTCTCGCTCGGGCGCCGGCGCCGCACGGCGCGCGAACGGTCGTCGAACCCTCTGGTGGGGGCATCCTCGCGGACCGATCCAGACATCTCCCTCACACCATCACAGAAATGA
- a CDS encoding ABC transporter permease: protein MPRYIVSRVLTSLFVLLVLSVLVFSMVRIIPGDPLAAFADPANPDPVALEKLRHELGLDQPWITQYFVWLGGVLHGDFGRALTVPSSVSSLIAARLPVSLGLATLATVFGILMGVPAGILAATRHRGAADGVVRGTSFVLMAAPPFVLGTVLILVNSLTLRLPIIGYAGAAGDPLRALGMLVLPAFLIGLVMAAVLARYTRGSLLDTLGQDFVRTARAKGASPGRLVGRHALRNALIPVTTVVGIELAALVGGTVVIEAVFALPGMGSLLLTGIRASDYPIIQATVLLIGAIYVLINFVVDLVYPLIDPRVRVHTR from the coding sequence ATGCCCAGGTACATCGTCTCGCGGGTGCTGACCTCCCTCTTCGTCCTGCTCGTGCTGTCCGTCCTCGTGTTCTCGATGGTGCGGATCATCCCCGGCGATCCCCTCGCCGCCTTCGCCGATCCGGCGAACCCCGATCCGGTCGCGCTGGAGAAGCTGCGTCATGAGCTCGGGCTCGATCAGCCGTGGATCACGCAGTACTTCGTCTGGTTGGGTGGCGTCCTGCACGGTGACTTCGGACGCGCCCTCACCGTTCCCAGTTCCGTCTCGAGCCTGATCGCCGCGCGGCTGCCGGTCAGCCTCGGACTGGCCACCTTGGCCACGGTCTTCGGCATCCTGATGGGCGTCCCCGCGGGCATCCTCGCGGCAACGCGTCACCGAGGTGCCGCGGACGGCGTCGTCCGCGGCACCTCGTTCGTCCTCATGGCGGCGCCGCCGTTCGTCCTAGGCACCGTGCTCATCCTGGTCAACTCGCTGACGTTGCGATTGCCGATCATCGGATATGCCGGTGCGGCAGGCGACCCGTTACGTGCGCTGGGGATGCTGGTGCTGCCCGCCTTCCTCATCGGCCTGGTCATGGCGGCCGTGCTCGCTCGCTACACGCGCGGGTCACTCCTGGACACGCTGGGGCAGGACTTCGTCCGTACCGCTCGTGCGAAGGGCGCCTCTCCCGGGCGCCTCGTCGGACGCCACGCGCTGCGCAACGCGCTCATTCCCGTCACCACGGTCGTCGGCATCGAACTGGCCGCCCTAGTCGGCGGAACGGTCGTCATCGAAGCGGTCTTCGCCCTGCCCGGCATGGGCTCGCTCCTGCTGACCGGCATCCGTGCGTCCGACTACCCGATCATCCAGGCGACAGTCCTCCTCATCGGCGCGATCTACGTGCTCATCAACTTCGTCGTCGATCTCGTCTATCCGCTCATCGACCCACGAGTGAGGGTTCACACACGATGA
- a CDS encoding ABC transporter ATP-binding protein, translating to MSTPADALDVESLTIAYGSAAASVIDVSLRVGQGEIVGVIGESGSGKSSIALAMMGLLPDSARVTATRMRVGGTEMKDATERDWAEVRGATASMVFQEPMSALNPCMRIGAQIAEVLRIHGAADKRRARARALEILKLVRMPDAERRLDYYPHQLSGGQRQRVVIAIAVAAGPALLVADEPTTALDVTVQAQILALIRTLRDETGMGVLFISHDLGVIDQLCERVAVMYRGRVVESGASQRVLAEPRHPYTRALLESIPRPSVPPRTSLAVIPADNDFAEIPPELEEAS from the coding sequence ATGAGCACCCCCGCCGACGCTCTCGACGTGGAGAGCCTGACCATCGCGTACGGCAGCGCCGCGGCGTCGGTCATCGACGTCTCCCTGCGCGTCGGGCAGGGAGAGATCGTCGGCGTCATCGGAGAGTCGGGCAGCGGCAAGTCCAGCATCGCCTTGGCGATGATGGGCCTGTTGCCCGACTCGGCCCGGGTCACCGCGACCCGCATGCGGGTCGGCGGCACGGAGATGAAAGATGCCACTGAACGCGACTGGGCCGAGGTCCGGGGCGCCACGGCATCCATGGTGTTCCAGGAGCCGATGTCGGCTCTGAACCCCTGCATGCGCATCGGCGCGCAGATCGCCGAGGTCCTGCGCATCCACGGCGCTGCCGACAAACGCCGTGCCCGCGCGCGAGCACTAGAGATTCTGAAGCTGGTGCGCATGCCCGACGCCGAGCGGCGTCTGGACTACTACCCCCATCAGCTCTCGGGCGGGCAGCGACAGCGTGTGGTGATAGCCATCGCCGTCGCCGCCGGGCCCGCGCTGCTGGTCGCTGATGAGCCCACCACGGCGCTCGATGTCACCGTGCAGGCGCAGATCCTCGCACTGATCCGCACGTTGCGCGACGAGACGGGCATGGGGGTTCTCTTCATCAGTCATGACCTGGGCGTCATCGACCAGCTGTGCGAGCGCGTCGCCGTCATGTACCGCGGTCGCGTGGTGGAATCGGGCGCGTCGCAGCGCGTTCTGGCCGAGCCGCGGCATCCATACACTCGCGCGCTGCTGGAGAGCATTCCGCGTCCGTCGGTGCCGCCGCGCACGTCGCTGGCCGTGATCCCGGCAGACAACGACTTCGCCGAGATTCCACCGGAGCTGGAGGAGGCATCATGA
- a CDS encoding helix-turn-helix domain-containing protein: MTAEARETVAFARAVLDAAGSEPGRTPDTLRSEIEGLDTPDRDAILAAVHDAQSRQARLGRRATELEALFSTARELVRLRDVGEVLHRLVERAHALMGTDVTYLSEFEADSGQLRVRYSEGTVTPEFRDLLVPAGFGLASMVARTREPVWVARYDAMDDAPHDPQIDDAVRAEGLVSFLGVPLAVGDEVLGALFACNRFPYESSPDEVLLLSAFADHAAAVLHNARVLAVAEAAKEHAEQSYLELQRHLAATELAGVVHEELTGAVISGGTVVDVVSTLARRLGGRVLALDARGRPLDVGLGADDEDLPPRAALVGAINRSQSSGHAADIRSGDDVWLVTAILGADRVLGAIIAKEAQRLPDDVARRTLERAAHVAALVSFKQDAVTAIRAERRARWLSATIEGGGDARSDPALIAPPTHFTGVAVSELGPHGSTAVQIAERAIGEGGLVALVGRVLVIAWTTGDVLAATERVRQVMADALRNPAIVAVACVRDGMLPTDLRSVVARLTADLDFLPALGVAAATVSSDAFAPYHALAPHDPRTVETFIGDVIGPVLSWDAQRGTVLFDTLAAFFDSGESRGIVAERMHIHVNTVQQRLERVRSLLSEDMDVPEFRFRLQSAVRLERLRRSIRADARASQSAASSSPR; this comes from the coding sequence ATGACAGCGGAAGCGCGGGAGACGGTCGCATTCGCGCGCGCCGTTCTCGACGCGGCCGGTTCCGAACCGGGCCGGACTCCCGATACCCTGCGGAGCGAGATCGAAGGGCTCGACACCCCAGATCGCGACGCCATCCTCGCCGCGGTGCACGATGCGCAATCACGCCAGGCTCGGCTCGGGCGGCGCGCGACCGAGCTGGAGGCGCTCTTCTCGACCGCTCGCGAGCTGGTCCGGCTGCGGGATGTCGGGGAGGTCCTGCATCGTCTCGTCGAGCGGGCGCACGCGCTGATGGGCACCGACGTGACCTACCTGTCCGAGTTCGAGGCTGATTCCGGACAATTGCGGGTCCGCTACTCGGAAGGCACCGTGACGCCCGAGTTCCGAGATCTGCTCGTGCCCGCGGGATTCGGGTTGGCGAGCATGGTGGCTCGCACGCGCGAGCCGGTGTGGGTGGCACGGTATGACGCGATGGATGACGCGCCGCACGATCCGCAGATCGATGACGCCGTGCGCGCGGAGGGGCTCGTCTCCTTCCTCGGCGTGCCGCTCGCCGTGGGGGATGAAGTGCTGGGTGCCCTGTTCGCGTGCAACAGGTTCCCGTACGAGTCCTCGCCCGACGAAGTCCTGCTGCTGTCCGCTTTCGCCGATCACGCCGCTGCGGTGCTCCACAATGCGCGGGTGCTGGCCGTGGCCGAGGCGGCGAAGGAGCACGCCGAACAGTCGTATCTCGAACTGCAACGGCACCTCGCCGCCACCGAGCTGGCCGGGGTCGTGCACGAAGAGCTCACCGGTGCCGTCATCTCCGGGGGGACCGTCGTCGACGTGGTCTCCACGCTCGCCCGCCGGCTGGGGGGACGCGTGCTCGCACTGGATGCTCGCGGGCGACCGCTGGACGTCGGTCTCGGAGCGGACGACGAGGACCTGCCACCGCGGGCGGCACTGGTCGGTGCCATCAACCGCAGTCAGTCCAGCGGACATGCTGCCGACATCCGGTCCGGCGACGACGTCTGGCTGGTCACGGCCATCCTCGGGGCCGATCGCGTCCTGGGAGCCATCATCGCGAAAGAGGCTCAGCGACTCCCCGATGACGTCGCGCGGCGGACGCTGGAACGGGCCGCGCACGTGGCGGCACTCGTGTCGTTCAAACAGGACGCGGTCACGGCCATCCGCGCCGAGCGCCGTGCCCGATGGTTGTCGGCGACCATCGAGGGTGGCGGGGATGCCCGGTCCGATCCCGCGCTTATCGCACCACCGACGCATTTCACCGGGGTGGCGGTTTCCGAACTCGGTCCGCACGGATCCACGGCGGTGCAGATCGCCGAGCGCGCCATCGGCGAAGGGGGCCTGGTCGCGCTCGTCGGACGGGTCCTGGTCATCGCGTGGACGACCGGCGACGTCCTTGCGGCGACCGAGCGCGTGCGGCAAGTGATGGCCGATGCTCTGCGGAACCCGGCGATCGTCGCCGTCGCATGTGTGCGAGACGGGATGCTGCCGACCGACCTTCGCTCCGTGGTGGCGAGGTTGACGGCAGATCTGGACTTCCTTCCGGCTCTGGGCGTGGCCGCCGCGACGGTGTCCTCGGATGCATTCGCCCCGTACCACGCGCTCGCGCCGCACGACCCGCGCACTGTAGAGACGTTCATCGGCGACGTCATCGGTCCGGTCCTCTCCTGGGATGCGCAGCGCGGGACCGTGCTCTTCGACACGCTCGCGGCGTTTTTCGACAGCGGTGAGAGCAGGGGCATCGTCGCCGAGCGGATGCATATCCATGTCAACACCGTGCAGCAGCGGCTGGAGCGGGTGCGCTCACTGCTGTCTGAGGACATGGACGTCCCCGAATTTCGTTTCCGCCTGCAGTCCGCGGTACGGCTCGAGCGTCTCAGACGCTCCATTCGGGCCGACGCGCGGGCGAGTCAGTCGGCCGCGAGCTCATCGCCGCGGTGA
- a CDS encoding ATP-binding cassette domain-containing protein: MSEDIVLQVEGLTQRFGHGEQAMTALDDVSLDVRRGQTLGLVGESGSGKSTLARAVLLMRRPTAGRIDFDGADVTNLRGPALRRHRRRVQMVFQDPNDSLDPRFTIARSVAEPLIAAGVRTGARRGRILESLERVGLPSDVVARYPHEFSGGQRQRIAIARAMVAEPEFVVLDEPTSALDVSVQAQVLNLLVRLQEETGVTYLFITHNLSVVHHMAHRVAVMHDGRIVESGSGEQVMTAPRHPYTQGLLESMPVLYRT, translated from the coding sequence ATGAGTGAGGACATCGTGCTGCAGGTCGAAGGTCTCACACAACGGTTCGGCCACGGCGAGCAGGCCATGACCGCGCTCGACGACGTCAGTCTGGACGTCCGCCGGGGCCAGACCCTCGGGCTGGTCGGCGAGTCGGGATCGGGCAAGAGCACGCTCGCACGGGCCGTCCTGCTCATGCGGCGCCCCACTGCCGGCAGGATCGACTTCGACGGAGCGGATGTCACGAACCTGCGCGGGCCCGCACTGCGGCGTCATCGCCGCCGAGTGCAGATGGTCTTCCAGGACCCGAACGACTCGCTCGACCCGCGATTCACCATCGCGCGGTCTGTCGCCGAGCCACTCATCGCCGCGGGAGTCCGCACTGGAGCGCGGCGTGGTCGCATCCTCGAATCGCTCGAACGCGTCGGACTTCCCTCCGACGTGGTCGCACGCTACCCGCATGAGTTCTCCGGCGGGCAGCGGCAGCGGATCGCGATAGCACGCGCCATGGTCGCCGAACCGGAGTTCGTCGTACTGGATGAACCGACCTCTGCATTGGACGTTTCCGTGCAGGCGCAGGTGCTGAACCTTCTCGTCCGGCTGCAGGAGGAGACCGGGGTCACGTACCTGTTCATCACGCACAACCTTTCGGTCGTCCACCACATGGCCCATCGCGTAGCGGTCATGCACGATGGGCGGATCGTCGAATCCGGCAGCGGCGAGCAGGTCATGACCGCGCCGCGGCATCCATACACGCAGGGACTGCTGGAGTCCATGCCCGTTCTTTACCGCACGTGA
- a CDS encoding helix-turn-helix domain-containing protein, whose translation MDEDPRADAIAILIEAAHDGDRLTPRAVSDALHLLGLTGTTADDVTDRVHRAQREVARLRRREHELSALFTSARELAELADSDAVLARLVQRAHEMMGVDVAYLSEFDPVTRELRVRATSGSVSPSFQALRVPPGRGLASVVVETRSARWASDYSAYARERHDSGIDDAVSAEGLVSLMGVPMLTRDDVLGVLFVANREEKSFTPEEVALLSALADHASVILQTTRTMRELRESEDASRRTLESLTAHLVERDRANTVHQELVQAVLAGGGFGPVAETLASGLGRAVAILDAHEQMIAAAGPPLPEGMLRLDEVVRAAIADSRRSGHCVAIEGEGVRAVAALSAGAQHFGALLLGDGDFELGAVDFRTIERAAQVGALLELQQEAASGADHRVRSELLADLLDDVPERRGDVERRARRLGVDLYALDSLLLLAVPGDQQSVAARALSRRLDEWALVGEYRGYVVAAFASDRPHPDIETLRAHVARTIQHPVLAVASPERTGELQGAFLGAMRTARLLAALEVPESSVRTEDFLPYSAVLDTDARSLSAFLDDTIGAVRRYDAERNADLLGTLRAFVRSNASPTRTARVLNFHTNTILQRLDRLDQVLGTDWRDEERMFRIGIAVRLDQLRERLRRDLSRP comes from the coding sequence ATGGACGAGGATCCACGAGCCGACGCGATAGCGATCCTCATCGAGGCCGCACACGATGGGGATCGCCTCACTCCGCGAGCGGTGAGCGATGCGCTGCACCTGCTCGGACTCACGGGAACGACGGCCGACGACGTCACGGATCGGGTGCACCGCGCCCAACGTGAAGTGGCGCGCCTGCGGCGCCGCGAACATGAGCTGTCGGCGCTGTTCACCAGTGCGCGCGAGCTGGCCGAGCTGGCCGACAGCGATGCGGTGCTCGCCCGGCTCGTACAGCGCGCGCACGAGATGATGGGCGTCGACGTCGCCTACCTGTCGGAGTTCGATCCGGTCACCCGGGAACTCCGCGTCCGTGCCACCAGCGGATCGGTCAGCCCGTCGTTCCAGGCGCTGCGTGTGCCTCCGGGACGAGGCCTTGCCAGCGTTGTGGTCGAAACGCGCAGCGCCCGGTGGGCATCGGACTACTCCGCGTATGCCAGAGAGCGTCATGACTCGGGCATCGACGACGCGGTCTCTGCGGAGGGTCTCGTCTCACTCATGGGTGTTCCGATGCTCACCCGCGACGATGTGCTCGGCGTCCTGTTCGTCGCCAATCGGGAGGAGAAGTCCTTCACGCCCGAAGAAGTGGCTCTTTTGTCGGCGCTGGCCGACCACGCGTCGGTCATCCTGCAGACCACCCGAACTATGCGTGAATTGCGCGAGTCGGAAGATGCATCCCGTCGCACGCTGGAGAGCTTGACCGCGCACCTCGTGGAACGCGACCGGGCCAACACCGTGCACCAGGAGCTCGTCCAGGCGGTGCTCGCCGGCGGTGGCTTCGGCCCCGTGGCCGAGACCCTCGCCTCGGGATTGGGCCGCGCGGTGGCCATCCTCGACGCTCACGAGCAGATGATCGCCGCGGCGGGCCCGCCCTTGCCGGAGGGGATGCTTCGGCTCGATGAGGTCGTGCGCGCCGCCATCGCCGACAGCCGCCGCTCCGGGCACTGTGTGGCGATCGAGGGCGAGGGGGTGCGTGCGGTGGCCGCCCTGTCTGCAGGGGCACAGCACTTCGGCGCGCTTCTGCTCGGCGACGGCGATTTCGAGCTGGGCGCCGTTGACTTCCGGACCATCGAGCGTGCGGCGCAGGTGGGCGCGCTGCTCGAGCTGCAGCAGGAGGCGGCATCCGGAGCCGATCACCGCGTGCGCAGCGAACTGCTCGCCGACCTGCTCGACGATGTGCCCGAGCGTCGCGGCGATGTGGAGCGTCGGGCACGGCGGCTCGGTGTCGATCTGTACGCCCTGGACAGCCTGCTGCTGCTGGCAGTCCCCGGGGATCAGCAGTCCGTGGCTGCGCGGGCACTGTCCCGGCGACTCGACGAGTGGGCGCTGGTCGGGGAGTATCGCGGTTATGTCGTCGCCGCTTTCGCATCCGACCGACCGCACCCCGACATCGAGACGCTGCGCGCGCACGTCGCGCGAACGATCCAGCATCCCGTGTTGGCCGTCGCATCTCCCGAAAGGACCGGCGAGCTGCAGGGCGCATTCCTGGGCGCGATGCGCACGGCGCGCCTGCTGGCGGCACTGGAGGTGCCCGAATCGTCTGTGCGGACTGAGGACTTCCTGCCGTACTCGGCCGTGCTGGACACGGATGCGCGGTCTCTGTCCGCATTCCTCGATGACACGATCGGAGCGGTGCGCCGATACGACGCGGAGCGCAATGCCGATCTGCTGGGCACCTTGCGTGCGTTCGTGCGGAGCAACGCCAGCCCCACCCGCACCGCCCGAGTGTTGAACTTCCACACCAACACGATCCTGCAGCGCCTGGACCGGCTGGATCAGGTTCTCGGCACGGACTGGCGCGACGAGGAGCGGATGTTCCGGATCGGTATCGCGGTGCGTCTGGACCAGCTTCGCGAAAGGCTCCGGCGCGACCTCAGTCGTCCGTGA
- a CDS encoding cupin domain-containing protein codes for MRVQRLGQNAHDWKLYRGEGRIGIEWYFKQTTHLPTSVMLYHLEPGAEEGQHFHLSGDPDSCSTESSDEIYIVTAGEVVVTSDDDRRVLRRGDALYAPSGDLHGVRNESDAPADLILVFGPPSGNPFVQAGEEMFALTDD; via the coding sequence ATGCGGGTTCAACGCCTGGGGCAGAACGCCCATGATTGGAAGCTGTATCGCGGCGAAGGTCGCATCGGCATCGAGTGGTACTTCAAGCAGACCACCCACCTGCCCACCTCGGTGATGCTCTATCACCTCGAACCGGGTGCGGAGGAGGGGCAGCATTTTCACCTGTCCGGCGATCCGGACAGCTGCTCGACCGAGAGCTCGGACGAGATCTACATCGTCACCGCAGGAGAGGTGGTCGTGACATCGGATGACGACCGTCGAGTGCTGCGTCGTGGCGACGCTCTCTATGCGCCGTCGGGAGACCTGCACGGGGTGCGCAACGAGTCCGACGCACCCGCCGACCTGATCCTGGTGTTCGGGCCGCCCAGCGGCAACCCCTTCGTGCAAGCGGGAGAAGAGATGTTCGCACTCACGGACGACTGA
- the solA gene encoding N-methyl-L-tryptophan oxidase, whose amino-acid sequence METFEVAVVGMGALGSAASYHLARRGARVVAFEQFDLGHVRGASHDTSRIVRTSYGAAAYVRFAQSAYRDWADLEQESGERLLTVTGGLVFLPVRGPYSASDFTAALGEAGVPFELLTPEQVRARWPQFRVPEGVEIVYTADTGIVHAARTVATLQLRARVHGASIRDRTTVHRLTPVEDGVIVHTTAGDVHARKVVLATDAWTNALLEPLGSSIPLDVMQEQVTYFHPEQPDDYDRERFPVWIWEDEQCYYGFPTYGEPTVKAARDVSENRMAPQERSYVPDPALTAELDAFVHGLIPGAGPGVRTVTCQYALTPDRRFALGPLPAHPDILLALCAGHGFKFTPAVGRVLAELALDGRATDDISAFAVPASHG is encoded by the coding sequence ATGGAGACGTTCGAGGTCGCGGTTGTCGGTATGGGAGCTCTCGGCAGCGCCGCCTCGTATCATCTGGCGCGCCGCGGCGCGCGCGTGGTCGCGTTCGAACAGTTCGACCTGGGACACGTGCGCGGCGCATCGCACGACACCTCCCGGATCGTGCGCACGTCATACGGCGCCGCCGCCTATGTGCGCTTCGCACAATCCGCCTATCGCGACTGGGCGGACCTGGAGCAGGAATCCGGAGAGCGATTGCTCACAGTCACCGGCGGGCTGGTCTTCCTGCCCGTGCGCGGCCCGTACTCCGCATCCGACTTCACCGCGGCTCTGGGCGAGGCCGGCGTCCCCTTCGAACTGCTCACGCCCGAGCAGGTGCGAGCTCGCTGGCCTCAGTTCCGCGTTCCGGAAGGCGTCGAGATCGTCTACACAGCCGACACGGGCATCGTCCACGCCGCTCGCACGGTGGCAACTCTGCAGCTGCGCGCGCGGGTACATGGCGCGAGCATCCGCGATCGCACAACGGTCCACCGGCTCACGCCTGTGGAAGACGGTGTGATCGTACACACCACGGCCGGCGATGTGCACGCGCGAAAGGTCGTCCTGGCGACGGATGCGTGGACCAACGCACTGCTCGAGCCCCTGGGCAGCTCGATCCCCCTTGACGTCATGCAGGAGCAGGTGACGTACTTCCACCCCGAGCAGCCCGATGATTACGATCGGGAGCGCTTCCCGGTGTGGATCTGGGAGGACGAGCAGTGCTACTACGGGTTCCCGACGTACGGCGAACCCACGGTGAAGGCCGCACGCGATGTGTCCGAGAACCGCATGGCACCGCAGGAGCGCAGCTATGTCCCCGATCCGGCACTGACGGCCGAACTCGACGCCTTCGTGCACGGGCTGATTCCGGGTGCCGGTCCCGGAGTGCGCACAGTGACGTGCCAGTACGCACTCACGCCGGATCGTCGGTTCGCGCTTGGTCCGTTGCCGGCCCATCCCGACATCCTGCTCGCGCTGTGCGCGGGGCACGGGTTCAAGTTCACCCCCGCGGTCGGCAGGGTGCTGGCTGAGCTTGCGCTCGACGGCCGGGCCACGGACGACATCTCAGCATTCGCCGTTCCGGCTAGCCATGGATGA
- a CDS encoding ABC transporter substrate-binding protein, whose translation MKKLFAWGAALVAVTVMLGGCAAGSGPSPSGADEGTPVPGGTLTWGIPAEPDAGGLDPMVATTVAAETINAVAYDTLLAQDDDGKVIPALATSWKQPDDLTWVFELRKGVTFADGTPFTADDVVYSFQERMKPGAANATYLSSVDSVEKTGDLEVTFHFSQPDGTFLDAVSARQTFYIVSKDGYGKATDEQRQTQTFGTGPFQLKDWKQGVSLTFEKNTNYWGESGPYIDTVVFELYPDESTMLAAVQQGSVQAASFLDGTLASQAEQAGYTLGDAAYRQNLAIYINPESGPLSDLRVRRAFSLALDRKALVDTAMMGMAGISFVPPAGDRGAPDANGLPYYTHDVAEAKKLLAEAGQPNPQITLRYMGDVAQAHHPVYEMMQQQLAEAGITLKLEATPLAEIAPVFTSGESWTDLVAIPGSPRASAVFYLEPVLLPGGVYNHWDGNPDAEHARDLLKEAKKTADPDAYAKLVDELAQEAADKVLEFVPAAVPVYYEVWDSNRLHGYKSDTYYSRFHLAQSWLTE comes from the coding sequence ATGAAGAAGCTCTTCGCGTGGGGCGCGGCCCTGGTGGCCGTGACCGTCATGCTCGGCGGGTGCGCGGCCGGTTCCGGACCCTCGCCCTCCGGCGCCGACGAAGGCACGCCCGTTCCCGGCGGCACTCTCACCTGGGGTATTCCTGCGGAGCCGGACGCGGGCGGACTCGATCCGATGGTGGCCACGACGGTCGCCGCGGAGACCATCAACGCCGTCGCCTACGACACCCTGCTGGCGCAGGACGATGACGGCAAGGTCATCCCGGCCCTGGCGACATCGTGGAAGCAGCCCGACGATCTCACCTGGGTGTTCGAGTTGCGCAAGGGCGTCACCTTCGCGGACGGCACCCCGTTCACCGCCGACGACGTCGTGTACTCCTTCCAGGAGCGGATGAAGCCCGGCGCGGCCAACGCCACCTATCTGTCGAGCGTGGACAGTGTGGAGAAGACCGGCGATCTCGAAGTCACGTTCCACTTCAGCCAGCCCGACGGCACATTCCTGGACGCGGTGTCGGCGCGCCAGACCTTCTACATCGTGAGCAAGGACGGGTACGGGAAGGCCACGGACGAACAGCGTCAGACGCAGACGTTCGGCACGGGGCCGTTCCAGCTGAAGGACTGGAAGCAAGGTGTCAGCCTGACGTTCGAGAAGAACACGAACTACTGGGGGGAGTCCGGTCCGTACATCGACACGGTGGTCTTCGAGCTCTACCCCGACGAATCCACGATGCTCGCGGCCGTGCAGCAGGGCAGCGTCCAAGCGGCATCCTTCCTCGACGGCACCCTCGCCTCGCAGGCGGAGCAGGCCGGATACACGCTCGGGGATGCCGCGTACCGGCAGAACCTCGCGATCTACATCAACCCCGAGTCGGGCCCGCTGTCCGACCTTCGTGTGCGTCGCGCCTTCTCGCTCGCGCTGGACCGGAAGGCGCTCGTGGACACCGCCATGATGGGGATGGCCGGTATCTCCTTCGTACCGCCCGCAGGCGACCGCGGGGCGCCCGACGCGAACGGTCTGCCGTACTACACGCATGATGTCGCCGAGGCGAAGAAGCTGCTGGCAGAGGCCGGTCAGCCGAATCCGCAGATCACCCTGCGCTATATGGGCGACGTCGCCCAGGCCCACCATCCGGTCTACGAGATGATGCAGCAGCAGCTGGCCGAGGCAGGGATCACCCTCAAGCTGGAGGCGACGCCGCTGGCCGAAATTGCACCCGTGTTCACCTCGGGCGAGTCATGGACCGATCTCGTGGCGATTCCCGGAAGCCCGCGCGCATCAGCGGTCTTCTACCTCGAGCCGGTCCTGCTGCCCGGCGGTGTGTACAACCACTGGGACGGGAATCCCGATGCCGAGCACGCACGCGACCTCCTGAAAGAGGCGAAGAAGACCGCCGATCCCGACGCGTACGCGAAGCTCGTGGACGAGCTCGCCCAGGAGGCGGCGGACAAGGTGCTCGAATTCGTGCCGGCCGCGGTTCCCGTCTACTACGAGGTGTGGGACAGCAACCGGCTGCACGGATACAAGAGCGACACGTACTACTCGCGGTTCCACCTCGCCCAGAGCTGGCTGACCGAATGA